A single window of Pectobacterium parmentieri DNA harbors:
- a CDS encoding amino acid ABC transporter permease has translation MTIIDAIFPAGSAFAVLLPWLPLILKGFGLNLLISVLSMAIGMLAGTLLGAAQMANLAIIRLPARILTLFFRNSPWLVIMFYVMFLLPFEIKIAGTWFSFPDWVKAVVALAIPVSGYTSEIVRGGLKSIPTTQWEAAAALAFGTVRTTLTIILPQAIRQMVPPTMNLYCSVVMATSLANVVGVQEVMTITQTILTTETRPGLILPAYSITLILFFAFVFPISLFSRRLERTWQFGTR, from the coding sequence ATGACGATCATAGACGCAATTTTTCCAGCAGGCAGCGCTTTCGCAGTATTGCTCCCCTGGCTACCGCTGATCCTGAAAGGGTTTGGGCTCAACTTGCTCATCTCGGTTCTGAGTATGGCGATTGGCATGTTGGCCGGTACACTGCTGGGTGCGGCACAAATGGCTAACCTTGCGATTATCCGACTGCCTGCCCGCATTCTGACATTATTCTTTCGCAACAGTCCCTGGCTGGTCATCATGTTTTATGTGATGTTCCTGCTGCCGTTTGAGATCAAGATTGCAGGCACGTGGTTCAGTTTTCCAGACTGGGTAAAAGCCGTTGTGGCGCTGGCTATCCCCGTCAGTGGTTATACCTCGGAGATTGTGCGCGGCGGGCTGAAATCCATACCCACCACCCAGTGGGAAGCGGCCGCTGCCCTCGCCTTCGGCACCGTTCGCACCACGCTCACGATCATTTTACCGCAGGCGATACGCCAAATGGTGCCTCCCACCATGAACCTGTATTGCTCAGTGGTTATGGCAACGTCGCTGGCTAATGTGGTTGGCGTACAGGAAGTCATGACGATCACCCAAACGATTCTGACCACGGAAACACGCCCCGGCCTGATTCTGCCAGCCTATAGCATTACGCTGATCCTCTTTTTTGCTTTTGTTTTTCCGATCTCGTTATTTTCACGCCGTTTAGAACGGACGTGGCAATTTGGAACCCGCTGA
- a CDS encoding Gfo/Idh/MocA family oxidoreductase: MISIGLIGAGRIASVHAQHLKNHSFARLVAVTDPLTTRAEAIAAEHGARVFPNAEALIAAHEIDAVIIASSTETHCPLMLAAVRAGKKVYCEKPLASTLAEAHRTLIELGEQQQQVMVGFNRRFDRNHAAIQTDITQGRLGRVQTVQITSRGPNAIPSLEYLRVSGGLFYDKMIHFFDLVRWLTGEEVTDISAFGSVIADPLFREANDVDTAMVTLRTASGALCQIDNARRAVYGYDDRIEVFGTGGLAESSRITEGSVMRIFDDKVLTEGLPKDPMIRMAPSYSAAIQAFTVFVHNAGTPEAISVPGVYDGLRAQMMAEAATRAATERRIVTLAEIEAEIG, translated from the coding sequence TTGATTTCTATCGGACTTATTGGTGCCGGTCGCATTGCCTCAGTGCACGCTCAACACCTGAAAAATCACTCGTTTGCACGCCTTGTTGCCGTTACCGATCCATTGACGACGCGGGCAGAGGCGATTGCCGCCGAGCATGGTGCTCGCGTATTCCCTAACGCGGAGGCACTCATTGCAGCGCATGAAATTGATGCCGTTATCATTGCATCGTCAACGGAAACGCATTGCCCGCTAATGCTGGCCGCCGTGCGAGCGGGAAAGAAGGTGTATTGTGAAAAACCGCTGGCCTCAACGTTGGCAGAAGCCCATCGCACACTGATTGAACTGGGCGAACAGCAGCAGCAGGTGATGGTTGGCTTTAATCGTCGCTTCGATCGTAACCATGCCGCGATACAAACGGACATTACGCAGGGGCGTCTTGGTCGAGTACAAACCGTGCAAATCACGTCACGCGGCCCTAATGCAATTCCCTCTCTGGAGTATCTGCGCGTTTCTGGTGGCCTGTTTTATGACAAGATGATCCACTTTTTCGATCTGGTACGCTGGTTAACAGGTGAAGAAGTCACGGATATCTCAGCCTTCGGTTCAGTGATTGCCGACCCGCTGTTTCGTGAAGCTAACGATGTGGATACTGCGATGGTGACGCTGCGCACCGCCAGCGGCGCGCTTTGCCAAATCGATAACGCCCGCCGAGCCGTATATGGTTATGACGATCGCATTGAAGTATTTGGTACAGGCGGACTGGCCGAATCATCACGCATTACCGAAGGCAGCGTCATGCGTATTTTTGATGATAAAGTCCTGACGGAAGGGTTGCCTAAAGATCCAATGATCCGCATGGCACCAAGCTACTCCGCCGCCATCCAAGCTTTCACAGTATTTGTGCATAACGCGGGCACGCCAGAAGCCATTTCCGTCCCCGGTGTTTACGATGGACTCCGCGCCCAAATGATGGCGGAAGCCGCAACGCGCGCCGCAACAGAACGTCGTATTGTGACACTGGCGGAAATTGAAGCGGAAATAGGCTAA
- a CDS encoding amino acid ABC transporter ATP-binding protein yields the protein MTDTHTLPAQVILTDVHKSFGKTNVLSGISLSVARSEIVCIIGPSGSGKSTLLRCINALAPINAGSITVGGIEVNDPKLDALALRRKVGMVFQSYNLFPHRTVLENIMMAPMQVLKQPARDVEARARELLAKVHLEAKANAYPGELSGGQQQRVAIARALCMNPEVMMFDEVTAALDPEMVKEVLTTIQDVARDGMTCILVTHEMRFAREVADRIYFTDKGKIVESNTPQAFFDHPQDPRTQAFLDKVL from the coding sequence ATGACTGATACGCACACGCTGCCTGCACAGGTAATCCTCACCGATGTTCATAAATCCTTCGGCAAAACAAACGTGCTGAGCGGTATTTCACTGTCCGTCGCACGTTCAGAAATTGTTTGTATTATCGGCCCTTCCGGCTCTGGAAAATCTACGCTATTGCGCTGCATCAACGCGCTGGCACCTATCAACGCAGGATCGATCACCGTCGGCGGCATTGAGGTGAACGATCCCAAGCTGGATGCACTGGCACTGCGGCGCAAGGTGGGAATGGTTTTCCAGAGCTACAACCTCTTCCCACACCGTACTGTGTTGGAAAACATCATGATGGCCCCTATGCAGGTGTTAAAACAGCCAGCGCGAGACGTGGAAGCGCGCGCCCGTGAGCTGTTGGCAAAAGTGCATCTGGAAGCCAAGGCCAATGCTTATCCAGGCGAGCTGTCCGGCGGGCAACAGCAGCGCGTCGCTATTGCGCGAGCGCTGTGTATGAACCCGGAAGTGATGATGTTTGACGAAGTGACGGCAGCATTAGACCCCGAGATGGTCAAAGAAGTGCTGACCACCATTCAGGATGTGGCACGTGACGGTATGACCTGCATTTTGGTCACCCATGAAATGCGTTTTGCTCGTGAGGTCGCCGACCGTATCTACTTTACCGACAAGGGAAAGATCGTTGAAAGCAACACGCCGCAGGCATTCTTTGATCACCCACAGGACCCTCGTACACAAGCCTTTCTGGACAAAGTGCTGTAA
- a CDS encoding amino acid ABC transporter permease, producing MMSFIADGFKALYEQTGWNFSVFYNAWEAQKYLTGLTLAVELAVWSLLGSMLIGFLCVFARQSNLRPLRWLVTAYVELFRNTPGLAQLYFLFFGIGSYFHLSTYGQNGELPLVSPFQFVVIALSLQYGAFVAEILRAGIEAVPRTTVEAAESLGYNRTRAMIHIILPLAFRTSLPALGNNMAQIVKSTALAYAIAVPEALYVAHEIWTEHFNVLEMMNVVLLSYLGLMGIFTLLVKLLERWLKVPGLGR from the coding sequence ATGATGTCATTTATCGCCGATGGGTTTAAAGCGCTCTACGAGCAGACCGGCTGGAACTTTTCGGTATTTTACAACGCATGGGAAGCCCAAAAATACCTTACCGGGCTTACCCTTGCCGTTGAGTTGGCGGTCTGGTCACTACTCGGCTCAATGCTCATTGGGTTCCTGTGCGTGTTTGCCAGACAGTCCAACCTGCGGCCTTTGCGCTGGCTGGTCACGGCCTATGTCGAATTATTTCGTAATACGCCGGGGCTCGCCCAACTGTACTTTTTATTCTTTGGTATCGGCTCTTACTTTCACCTTTCCACTTACGGACAAAACGGCGAACTACCGCTGGTATCGCCGTTTCAATTCGTGGTTATCGCTCTGTCGCTGCAATATGGCGCATTTGTCGCTGAAATCCTGCGAGCAGGCATTGAAGCCGTGCCGAGAACCACTGTCGAAGCGGCAGAATCCCTCGGTTACAACCGCACCCGTGCCATGATTCATATCATTTTACCGCTGGCTTTTCGCACCAGTCTGCCTGCCTTGGGCAATAACATGGCTCAGATCGTCAAGAGCACTGCGCTTGCTTATGCCATAGCAGTACCAGAAGCCTTGTATGTGGCGCATGAAATCTGGACGGAACACTTTAACGTGCTCGAAATGATGAACGTGGTACTACTCAGCTATCTGGGGTTAATGGGCATATTCACGCTGTTGGTGAAACTGCTGGAGCGTTGGCTAAAAGTACCGGGGCTAGGACGATGA
- a CDS encoding CapA family protein yields the protein MLKESHAMRIIACGDLLFSSRNLAARVDKNIVDQLAAADAVFANAEFCCPKPTTPPAAGRGYITAVRQATLDEFVDLNIKLVSFANNHTGDFGWEGVVDTIDAAEERGLIHCGVGRNLDDARAARFLDTPKGRVGVVAVSSTRSEVFAASVAGGSVVARPGLNPLRWGRAYVLPDKEFEQLQEITELLGVAASNREGARIEVMADQGPDRFKFGSLFESSIPIERGEQAYVRTFMNEEDCAAILKSVRDAANRSDVAIVSLHTHEGEGDGWYAPHPPEFIEDFAHRAIDAGASAVVGHGAHFLRGVEIYNKRPIFYNLGSLLMEFEAGESIIAPEMYTAYGYDHDARPSDLHRARAKDREGNFIGFNAESRFSKNCAALLDYADGALQFKLLPLDLGMNRERPLDRGLPVTVSAALGHEIAADLTRMSARYGTVLRYDEDLGTIAIEKA from the coding sequence ATGCTAAAAGAGAGTCATGCTATGCGAATTATTGCCTGTGGGGATTTACTGTTTTCCAGCCGCAATCTGGCTGCGCGAGTAGACAAAAACATCGTTGACCAACTTGCGGCGGCGGATGCGGTTTTCGCTAATGCTGAGTTTTGTTGCCCAAAACCCACCACACCACCTGCGGCGGGTCGTGGCTATATCACGGCGGTGAGGCAGGCAACGCTGGATGAGTTTGTTGATTTGAATATCAAGCTGGTTTCTTTTGCTAACAACCACACGGGTGATTTTGGCTGGGAAGGCGTCGTTGATACGATCGACGCGGCAGAAGAACGCGGGCTGATTCATTGTGGTGTGGGGCGTAACCTTGATGACGCCCGCGCTGCGCGGTTCCTCGATACGCCAAAAGGGCGGGTCGGCGTGGTGGCTGTCAGCAGCACCCGTTCGGAAGTCTTTGCCGCAAGTGTCGCAGGGGGAAGTGTGGTGGCACGTCCCGGCCTCAACCCGCTGCGCTGGGGGCGAGCTTACGTGTTGCCGGATAAGGAGTTTGAGCAACTGCAGGAGATCACTGAACTGCTAGGTGTTGCTGCCAGCAACCGTGAAGGAGCCCGAATTGAAGTGATGGCGGATCAGGGACCCGATCGTTTCAAATTTGGCTCGTTGTTTGAAAGTTCGATACCAATAGAGCGTGGCGAGCAAGCTTATGTTCGCACATTTATGAATGAAGAAGATTGTGCCGCGATTCTTAAAAGCGTGCGCGATGCAGCAAATCGTTCCGATGTCGCCATCGTCAGCCTGCATACGCATGAAGGGGAAGGTGATGGTTGGTATGCGCCACATCCACCTGAATTTATCGAAGATTTTGCTCACCGGGCCATTGATGCTGGCGCATCGGCAGTGGTGGGACATGGTGCGCACTTCCTGCGTGGCGTGGAAATTTATAACAAACGTCCGATTTTTTACAATCTGGGTAGCCTGCTGATGGAGTTTGAAGCGGGTGAATCGATTATCGCGCCAGAAATGTACACCGCCTATGGTTACGATCACGATGCACGCCCTTCCGATTTGCACCGGGCACGAGCAAAAGATCGGGAAGGTAACTTTATTGGCTTCAATGCCGAATCACGTTTCTCCAAAAATTGTGCCGCGCTGTTGGATTACGCCGATGGGGCGCTACAGTTCAAATTACTTCCGCTCGATCTGGGTATGAACCGTGAGCGCCCACTCGATCGTGGTTTACCTGTTACGGTGTCTGCGGCTCTTGGGCATGAAATCGCGGCAGATCTGACGCGTATGAGCGCTCGTTATGGCACGGTATTACGTTATGACGAGGATCTTGGGACGATCGCGATTGAAAAGGCTTAG
- a CDS encoding GNAT family N-acetyltransferase — protein MNLNITDTPESDEEEFVIASLWKHNAQYDAVDISPLFLNFKDDENNIIAGLISRTWWGALEVQYLWVSDKHRKSGLGRQLMQAAEKEALKRDCHLAYVDTFEFQAKGFYEKLGYKEYGNLPGYAHRHTRHYLAKLIR, from the coding sequence ATGAATCTGAATATTACTGACACACCAGAGTCGGATGAAGAAGAATTTGTAATAGCAAGCCTGTGGAAACACAACGCACAGTATGATGCCGTTGATATTTCTCCTCTTTTTTTAAATTTCAAAGACGATGAAAATAACATCATCGCTGGATTAATATCCAGAACCTGGTGGGGAGCATTGGAAGTTCAATACCTTTGGGTTAGTGATAAGCACCGTAAAAGCGGCCTTGGCCGTCAACTTATGCAAGCTGCTGAAAAAGAAGCACTAAAGCGTGATTGTCATCTGGCTTATGTAGACACATTCGAATTTCAAGCCAAGGGATTCTACGAAAAATTGGGGTACAAGGAATATGGCAACCTACCGGGTTACGCGCACAGGCATACTCGACATTATTTAGCTAAACTGATCCGTTAA
- a CDS encoding IclR family transcriptional regulator, with amino-acid sequence MKTRNVQPVTNATEEATRTESVKGELKTLTKGLAALDLLIHNQTVRTSDVADVLAIDKSSASRILQTLAQAGYAQSGERRSFMLGPKLAERPNTVRPQKSLRVCARPVLERLSARTGEAVHLSILADEQVLYLDTIESRYSLRVDSRPGTLAPLAYTAIGRIFLALADAPLPEQLHAQTEHTITDPRLFQIALQTIAQQGYALHDEEFHLGIRGAAAPLFDRNGYVIGAVGVSGPTVRIRTEDLDALGILVREEANKFIME; translated from the coding sequence GTGAAAACCCGCAACGTCCAGCCTGTGACGAACGCAACTGAAGAGGCGACTCGAACCGAAAGCGTGAAAGGGGAGCTTAAGACGCTGACAAAAGGCCTGGCGGCGCTTGATTTGCTGATACATAACCAAACGGTGCGAACCAGCGATGTCGCCGATGTGCTTGCGATAGATAAAAGTAGTGCATCACGTATTCTGCAAACGCTGGCTCAGGCGGGCTATGCGCAATCCGGCGAACGTCGCAGCTTTATGCTCGGGCCCAAATTGGCTGAGCGGCCGAATACCGTGCGCCCGCAGAAAAGCCTGCGCGTGTGTGCCCGGCCGGTTCTGGAACGTTTATCTGCCCGTACCGGAGAAGCGGTACATTTATCGATTCTGGCAGACGAACAGGTTTTGTACCTGGATACGATCGAATCCCGCTACTCTTTGCGGGTTGATAGCCGTCCCGGTACTTTGGCTCCCTTGGCGTACACGGCGATTGGCCGGATTTTTCTGGCACTGGCGGATGCACCATTACCCGAACAATTGCATGCGCAAACGGAGCATACCATCACCGATCCACGTCTCTTTCAGATAGCGCTGCAGACTATCGCACAGCAGGGTTACGCACTGCATGATGAAGAGTTTCATTTGGGAATTCGCGGTGCGGCGGCACCGTTGTTCGACCGTAACGGTTACGTCATTGGGGCTGTTGGCGTTTCAGGTCCAACTGTCCGTATTCGCACCGAAGACCTTGATGCATTGGGGATACTGGTGCGTGAAGAAGCGAATAAATTTATCATGGAATAA
- a CDS encoding helix-turn-helix transcriptional regulator produces MPSSQENMTDYIRNLIIMMECLNEPWGIKDLSSRHVYMNKAAYLYTNTPVRFDIEGRLDDEFPASWAELSDDLKEHDRLTENSEQRVTVIETHYWYGKKTLTPFVSEKIPIFDENKVCIGTMWNARALDTRSPLIYIDHKKPTTLQTELTTSIFTQSELDTIFLMLQRFSNKEIARKMNVSPKTIENRIYSMYQKAETHSLPQFEEFCRHLGIDGYIPNSLIEKGIQFI; encoded by the coding sequence ATGCCATCATCACAAGAAAACATGACTGATTATATTCGCAATCTGATTATTATGATGGAGTGTTTAAATGAACCATGGGGTATTAAAGATTTATCATCGCGCCATGTTTACATGAATAAAGCCGCTTACCTTTATACCAATACGCCAGTACGTTTTGATATTGAAGGACGGCTAGATGATGAATTTCCTGCCAGTTGGGCGGAGCTTTCTGATGATTTAAAAGAACATGATAGGCTGACAGAAAATAGTGAGCAGCGCGTAACCGTGATCGAAACACACTATTGGTATGGAAAGAAAACGCTGACGCCCTTCGTCAGCGAAAAGATTCCTATCTTTGATGAAAATAAGGTGTGCATTGGTACGATGTGGAATGCCAGGGCTCTGGATACGCGATCTCCACTTATTTACATAGACCACAAGAAACCGACTACGTTACAAACCGAGTTAACTACCAGTATTTTTACCCAGTCAGAACTTGACACTATATTTTTGATGTTACAGCGTTTTTCAAACAAAGAAATCGCAAGAAAAATGAACGTATCACCAAAAACTATCGAGAACAGAATATATAGTATGTATCAAAAGGCGGAGACTCATTCATTACCTCAGTTTGAGGAGTTTTGTCGTCATCTTGGGATTGATGGTTATATTCCCAATTCCCTAATAGAAAAAGGCATTCAATTTATATAA
- the metC gene encoding cystathionine beta-lyase, which translates to MKPETKVIHAGRHPDDFLGTVNTPVYRTSTVICGSMAEWDNKQRQQTSFDEPELFYGRHGTPTSKSLQEAIAELEGGYKSFVYPSGVSACTTAILAFTSADDHVLVPDSVYGPVRQIAGTLLKRFRINVEFYDPALGADIEKLFRPETRLVYTEAPGSMTFEMQDIPAIAEVAHRHDAIVVMDNTWASPLYFQPFTKGVDISIQAATKYIVGHSDVMMGIVTATEATYQRLKSTTHELGLLASPDDCYLAQRGLRTLHVRLERHYQTGLRLAEFIARQPEVARVIHPALPSDPGYALWKRDFTGASGLFAFALHPELSHKRTAFVEALTLFGIGGSWGGYESLILPLNPVRSVHPDAHPGTLLRIHAGLESVDDLLADLERAFALIRQA; encoded by the coding sequence ATGAAACCTGAAACGAAGGTTATCCATGCCGGACGCCATCCAGACGATTTTCTTGGCACGGTTAATACACCGGTCTACCGTACATCCACGGTGATTTGCGGGTCGATGGCGGAATGGGATAATAAGCAACGGCAGCAAACATCTTTCGATGAGCCAGAACTTTTCTACGGCCGACACGGCACGCCAACCAGTAAGTCGTTGCAAGAGGCCATCGCCGAGTTGGAAGGTGGCTATAAATCTTTTGTTTATCCTTCCGGTGTTTCTGCGTGTACCACGGCCATTTTGGCTTTTACTTCGGCAGATGATCATGTGCTGGTGCCTGACAGCGTTTATGGTCCGGTGCGCCAAATTGCTGGCACGTTGCTGAAAAGATTTCGCATCAACGTTGAGTTCTACGATCCTGCACTTGGCGCGGATATTGAAAAATTATTCCGCCCTGAGACTCGATTGGTATACACCGAAGCGCCAGGTTCAATGACGTTTGAAATGCAGGATATTCCCGCCATCGCCGAGGTTGCTCATCGGCATGACGCAATTGTGGTAATGGATAACACCTGGGCTAGTCCGCTGTATTTTCAACCCTTTACTAAAGGTGTAGATATCTCTATTCAGGCGGCGACAAAATATATTGTCGGTCATTCTGATGTCATGATGGGGATTGTTACCGCCACCGAAGCCACCTACCAACGTCTAAAATCGACTACGCATGAGCTGGGTTTACTTGCCAGCCCTGATGATTGCTATCTGGCGCAGCGTGGTTTACGCACGCTGCATGTCCGTCTGGAACGCCATTATCAAACAGGGCTTCGGCTTGCCGAATTTATTGCCCGTCAGCCGGAAGTTGCTCGGGTCATTCACCCAGCATTACCCAGCGATCCGGGATATGCCTTGTGGAAACGTGATTTCACGGGGGCATCAGGGCTCTTTGCGTTTGCGCTTCACCCCGAGCTAAGTCACAAGCGTACTGCGTTTGTTGAAGCGCTCACCTTGTTTGGCATTGGCGGATCCTGGGGAGGCTACGAAAGTCTGATCTTGCCACTAAACCCTGTCCGATCGGTTCACCCTGATGCGCATCCCGGCACGCTGCTGCGTATCCACGCGGGATTAGAGAGTGTGGACGATCTGTTGGCCGATCTGGAACGGGCTTTTGCCCTTATTCGGCAAGCTTAG
- a CDS encoding sulfurtransferase — MKTSYANGLVSTKWLAAHRTDPNILIFDCTTRLVPDEKTLYRAEPARADFQAGHIPGAQFIDVQADLSDNTHRYKYMLPTPESFSAAMTRFGVRPGVHIVVYSSADPWWATRVWWLLRVFGFDNVSVLDGGLQKWRREHLPLESGKSRYRPAGQFVATLRPHLIAEKNDVLDAIGNEHICILSARQPTQFSGAEGNNYGRPGRITGSHNLPAASLFDPTSGTYLPLDRLRDAVATLNLNNKKVIAYCGHGVAASADVFVLTQLGHPDIALYDASLSEWADADDLPMTVG; from the coding sequence ATGAAAACGTCATATGCTAACGGGTTGGTAAGTACCAAATGGCTTGCCGCCCATCGAACCGATCCCAACATATTGATTTTTGACTGTACCACCCGTTTAGTCCCCGATGAAAAAACGCTGTACCGCGCAGAACCCGCGCGGGCGGATTTTCAGGCCGGTCACATCCCCGGTGCACAGTTTATTGATGTCCAGGCCGACCTGTCTGATAACACCCATCGCTATAAATACATGCTTCCTACGCCAGAGAGCTTCTCCGCTGCCATGACTCGCTTTGGCGTTCGTCCCGGTGTACACATTGTGGTTTATTCCAGCGCCGATCCGTGGTGGGCGACCCGCGTCTGGTGGTTGTTACGTGTTTTTGGCTTTGATAACGTCTCTGTGCTGGATGGCGGATTGCAAAAATGGCGGCGTGAACACCTGCCGCTCGAAAGTGGCAAGAGCCGCTATCGCCCGGCAGGTCAGTTCGTCGCCACGCTACGTCCGCACCTCATCGCCGAGAAAAATGACGTGTTGGACGCCATCGGTAATGAGCACATCTGTATCCTTAGCGCACGCCAACCCACACAGTTCTCCGGCGCGGAGGGTAACAATTATGGTCGTCCTGGACGCATCACAGGTAGCCACAATCTGCCCGCCGCCAGCCTGTTCGATCCCACCAGTGGAACGTATCTTCCGTTAGATCGGCTGCGCGACGCCGTTGCCACGCTCAATCTCAACAATAAAAAAGTCATTGCCTATTGCGGACACGGCGTAGCAGCCAGTGCCGATGTTTTTGTCCTGACGCAACTCGGCCATCCTGATATCGCTCTTTACGATGCTTCGCTGTCCGAATGGGCAGACGCGGACGATCTCCCAATGACCGTCGGATAA
- a CDS encoding transporter substrate-binding domain-containing protein: protein MSKTTLSSLMTLSGVALAASFIPTIAHADVLEKIADRGVISVCTNVNNPPLAFLESSGETKGLHIDLLNDFTQRLSTQLGKTVKVDLVPVLPANRVQFLQQGKCDILFTSLTVSEERKKLVQFVEPYYYAAGPALLTKKGVTFSNWEEVKGKAICSNQGSSWNVPLEQKFGANIVAFQTQQEVDQSLRDGRCAALVSDDSYLQARFLNDKEGIWKDYFIQNLTPFTEGPWGLAVRFNEPQFTQFISSVIKDWNKQGTIIELAKKWGLKPAPFAVKAHEEAIKL from the coding sequence ATGTCAAAAACAACACTGAGTTCTCTGATGACATTGAGTGGTGTTGCGCTAGCCGCATCATTTATTCCCACGATTGCCCACGCTGATGTGCTGGAAAAAATTGCCGATCGCGGCGTGATTTCGGTCTGTACTAACGTCAATAATCCACCACTGGCCTTCCTGGAGTCCTCGGGAGAAACCAAAGGTCTGCACATCGATCTGCTGAATGACTTTACTCAACGGCTGTCCACGCAACTGGGTAAAACGGTCAAAGTGGATCTGGTTCCTGTTTTGCCCGCAAACCGCGTGCAATTCCTGCAACAGGGCAAATGCGACATTCTGTTTACTTCATTGACGGTCAGTGAAGAGCGCAAGAAGTTAGTACAATTTGTCGAACCTTACTATTACGCCGCGGGTCCAGCGCTGCTGACGAAGAAAGGCGTAACCTTCTCGAACTGGGAAGAAGTGAAAGGCAAAGCGATTTGTAGCAACCAAGGATCGAGCTGGAACGTACCGTTAGAACAGAAATTTGGTGCCAACATCGTTGCTTTCCAGACTCAGCAAGAAGTCGATCAATCCTTACGTGACGGACGCTGCGCCGCACTCGTATCCGATGACAGCTATCTCCAGGCGCGTTTTCTTAACGACAAAGAAGGCATCTGGAAAGATTACTTCATTCAAAATCTGACACCGTTTACCGAAGGCCCGTGGGGTCTGGCGGTTCGCTTTAACGAACCACAGTTTACTCAATTCATTTCCAGCGTGATCAAAGACTGGAACAAGCAAGGCACCATCATTGAACTGGCGAAAAAATGGGGCCTAAAACCGGCACCGTTTGCAGTAAAAGCCCACGAAGAAGCCATTAAGCTATAA